Genomic DNA from Maylandia zebra isolate NMK-2024a linkage group LG17, Mzebra_GT3a, whole genome shotgun sequence:
TGccttaattttaaaaagaccGTATCAATGTTTTTTAGTAAACCTAAAACAACCGTGGCTGCAGTAAAAGTCTGCTTGGGTGCAcaagaattaattaatgttgAGGAATTTAAGTATTTGGTAGTGCTACTAGACTCTaaattatcctttaaaaaacacattaaaaaagtaGTGAAAACTGTAAATGTTAATATACAGAACTTTAGACATATCCGCACTGTACTAGCTAGCAAAATATAAGCCAGTAGGGAGTCATCTGGTCTGGAAACATGAATCTTATACATGTGTGGAGGGAAAGGACAAAGTAGGAGTGAGGGTCGTTAGATTGAATGCCCATTATTTTTGTCATGGTGGCCCTGGGTCTTCATACTACAAGGTCAAGCTCTCATTCTAATgatatgtgtgcatgtatgtgtacgCTCCATATCTTGAAAACACTGTTAGCAGGTCAGGGATGTGATTTTCTATGCAGAAATTAATGTCACATTTACAACTACAACTACATTCCAAATCGCCAATAATCTTGTGTGCATTAATAACGATAACTTAAGATgaatttattgttattaatgGCCTATATACCAGAGACTTATGGTGGCAGTAATTAGCCACTACTCAAAATTCCCTTACAGATCCAGCCAATCAAAATTGTCACTTTTAGCCAGAGGTCAGCCGGCTGACTGTTAGCTGTCAGCTAACAGCTAGCTGTTAGCGTGCAAAGTCAGAATCATGTTCTTGATCTCTCATTTTAACACCAATGAGCCTGCAGTGTTGAGGAAGAATGGTTGTCATCTAAGTGGAGGTCATTAGTTGTTTCAGCTTCCTAAGAAAGAAACCAAGCTTAAGTCTTCTCATTTTTTAACAGTCTGCTAATTTTTTAGTTATTAATACACTACAATGAGGTAGAACAGTGGTGTGGTGATTAGCACTGTTGAGGATCAAGAGGATCCTGGGTTTGACTGCACCAGCTGGCAGTACGCTTCCGAGTAGAGCCTGCAGGCTCTGCCTATACATGTGTGAGTTCCCCCCAATACcacctttttttctctgcacATTGATGCTTTGTTATTTGTAGTAGATGTCATACCTTTCTATAGCCCTGATtcctaaaatatgaattttatgTCTGTATTTTCATGTGTTGAGTTTTAACACCAAGAAGTAGAACTAATTGAAGCAATTAGATGCAAAGAGTTATCTTTATATCCTCCATTAACTGGGTAATCTTCTGCAATCAATACTTCTCCTATTGACGTTTCTGGCTTCTCCTTTGGCAACGAGTCCTGTGCATTTGATTAAGATCCAGttgaaacacacaacaacacaaactgaAAATCCAAGGTTCCCACAGGTATTTCATGGGAACAGGTAATAGGCTTTGGTCCCCCTCACGTCTTCCCCTATAAGTGAATATAAACATCTACGATTCTGATGACAAATTACGTGCTTGGGGTTCATAGTTAAACAGACAGGACATTTTTTGACAACTTAGCTCAAACATATCCGTAATCGTAATCAagcttgggtttttttgtttttgttgtttgttttaaacatcTTATTTCTTTCAGTTTGGCGTGTATATTTATCCACTTATGGAGTACCAACAAGGATGGACTGGGCATACAGTCATGTGGTATAAGGTCACGTGATCAGAGTCAAACCTGAGCTATTTTTGTTACTAAAAAGGAACAGTATAAAATCTGGGGTGGTGTTTTAAATTTCTCCTCATTCAGTGTTACAAACAACCACTATGAaggacatatttatttatataatttagGCAGTTTATTGTCATGGTTCAATTACAGTAATATGTTACATTAATGACTACATGACCTCGCTTTGCTCCATTGGTGGGTAAACATGCTGGATGCATGTAAGCGAAAATATATTAACTGTCACCTGCAATAGAATTCGTCACCCTATAATGCcctttgtatcatatttgacacatgagtttctgagacctctatctcatcaacatgatcaatacttgccatattctttttttgtctaaaattaaCATTGTTGTTAACAAAAAGTTACCAAAAACGCCCAATGTATCGAATGtgacacaaaaatatatataataaaattatatcatacacaacatgatatagcaaaaaacaacaaaacaaaatatggaTTTTGTTATAAGGGTTAATAAACATCTCAGTTCCAAAAAATCATAATTTTCGGGCTATTTTTCAGATGGGGTGAGTCTTACAGGGTTCATAACCCCCATGAAGGGCACATGCTGAAACATGCTGGGAGATTTTTCTTACCAAAGAAAGTACATATATCCAGGTTCTCCAAAgctttgaaatgtaaaattgaATTCACACTAACATCCTCTGTACTGAGAATATGTATGTGGCACTTTTGACCCTTTCAGTTTGTATTGACAAGTTTCTCTGGAGACAATAGAAAACTCCTCTACCTCAGAGTCAATTTGTCCTTACCaccatctttttctttctctaataGGATTTCTATCCGTTAGATCTTTTCTCATTgacctccatgcatggtaagaaGGAAGAGATGAGCTGAGGTGTATTGGTGTGGGGAGGTGATAGGGAATCAATAGACTTGTAAAATGGACAATCAGGTAGTGATGCAGTTGGTTATAGGCCCGATTGCAAGCTGAAGACCTAAAGGTGGGAATATTAGCattgtctgtctgtatgtgtgtctgtctatcTTAGCTAAGTGTCTCTAGTTAAAATATCTTCTTCTACGTATCCTGATAAGATGTATGCCTGTCTTTGTGTCTAAGTAATTAGATATTTTGCACTGAGTAGCAGGATTGTCAGAGAATCCTAAAAGGAAAATTTCaccaacaaagaaaagagagataAATGTCTAAGCAGAAAAGCTAACTGATAAACGATCTTATTTTAGACATTAATTTTACTCTGCTACGTGGGATAATTAGGCcaaaattttaaagaaaatacgAAAAGAAATGAgtaaaacagacattttaaattCTATCTATCTAAAACACCTTCTTCACCCAGTAATTTCATCTtcattgttgctgttgttttagtCATTAGTCAGTCGTGCTTTTCTGAATTTATCTTCACACAGAAACTGTCATCATCAGTAAGACTTTGTGTTCTTTGATGTTGTGGTTGGTTTCTTCAGGTGACTTTAACCTTGTCAGTTTGCTTATACTGTAAAGGAGAAAGATGAAATTTACAGCATTAATTTTGTTAATTGTTTTTGGTGATTATTTTTTTAGCTATTATTATAACTGAAAATCAGAATAATTGACATCATCATCTCTGACATGTACTTGAGGTATCGGTTCTATTCTAATGCTGTTTTCCAACCTGTGTCAGGCAATTAACCACTTAACATCCACCAGGTCACCAGTGACCCACCATGCAGCTCCCACCACGATGTCCATCATCCATCTTTATAGAATTTCCATCATTTCAGCAAGCACCTGTGGAAAAGCTTAACGTCAGTGCACAATAGCACCACTGAAAGGGAACACTTTCTACTTTTTGACCTCCAACCGATCAGAATatataatttcattttgttttaattgttctCCCAAGACTCTCCCAAGGCAATCAGAGACCCCAAAAAAGGTTAATGTGGTCACAAGGTAAAAGGTTAAGGTTACGATTAAGAAAAAGGAAAGtagcaacaaaaaacaacattgaAATCTTGATAAAAGGTGAAAAGCCATCTTCTCCGTTTGTTGAAAAACATTCAGAaacggtctggagtgtggggccttcctgctgctgcggagtcggggcggtctgcctccccccaccgcagggaaaagggtaacaccacctgggtctgggtgcagttcccccctccaggggcaagggtacctagacccggtttgtagagtacgcttggggagtgtgatcgtgtgtacagcgtctctttatgtctgtctccacgttggttgagtgtggagtaagtgcatatgagagcatgagggtgggaatggatgtttgtatctgtgtgtgcctgtatgtctgtgtcttgtgtcaggttgggtgtcaggcgccacctctctggggacatctcaggccctccaaggtttggaggcctgtctccccctaccaccacttcccctaccagtggcggaccccctcaaacatcggtgcgttggtggttctttgtgtccggggatgggcgtccaggtacacaccggctcactccttggcggccggttatcggggcctggagcctggggctcgctcgggccacttcggaggtggagtgcccccggcctctcggcctggggctcggtcactcaggcgcggctggctgccggcggagctcacgggcgcgtcactgcaactccccctggcttctgctccgcggctgctgagtgagccctcatctgggactctcctcagctctttctgggacagtggcgcggctgcccctctgttggtcttccttggtctcttgtgttctgggagcctctggatgtctggagttttgatctcctccacacctgcttcatgccctggaggacggggctgtggcccccccacaccctctagcagattattacatgaaggaaccttttaaaaaacaaaaaacaagcgcgtccatgctcacaggtgtacacacgggtgatcacacccacaaactacaccctttttggctcctacctcaaagcacactgcgttctgttgatcttatgtcctgcacaataatgtttaatatttagtatttactgtcatattcccatatatcattgtgatgttgtttattctattactcttgttctcttctgcttgttttcttttttctttctcagcaggtgacccaggtgattgatatatgcatttttttttctctgcccgttctgttggtttttgtcttttgaaaaaaaaaaaaaaagaaaaaaaagaaaaacattcagaaAAAAGATATCATTTTTGTTGGTATGGCTGGAAGTGAAAATACACTTGGGTTTAAGAGTTCCTCTGAAGCTCCCCCAAGTGAATTGAATCCCAAAACCTTTCTGTGAGGTAGTACAGTAGGGTTTATTTTGACCGTGCAGAGGCCAATACAAATAAACTCACCATGCGTCAGACAATGAGACAATAATCCTATTAAAACTCTTATTAAAGATGTAGTGTGGCTGGCTGATCAAAACTATTTTACAGACAAATAAAATATCAACCAGatgttaaatatattaaatattttaaaacaaatgaaagacaCATGCTTGAATTTTATTTGAGTTTGCTTTGTGACTGGATTTGACCCTTTGTTTTTTGAATGCATTTCTACTTCTTGATCTCTGCAGGGTCTCTGTTACACAGCATTCCCACTTACATTCCTCCTTTGGCCCACCAAAATCAAACctgcctttgttttttcttggcaGGATTGCAAAGACTAATCTTGGTAATCGAACTGCAGCCCACCGAGCTCTGAATGTGTTTGTGCCCTTGTAGAGTGGAGTGTTCAGATTTACATTATTGACCTCCACAATGTCTCCCTGGGAGAGTGCAGAAGGATGCACTGACGGAAATTACAGAGGCTGTTATACTGACAGTAGACAAGTGTGCATATCAGTCTACACAGATATGCAGACAGAAACCCAAACACattgcacagaaacacagaaaagacACGATAGACCTTCAAACAACTACATTTTTGGAATTTATACTCCTTTAGATTCACAGGCTACCACTGCCAATGCTGCTATTTAACTGAAGTCAATACATTTTCAGCTCGCCACTGGTAATGCCAAAATGTACATATATAACATGCATAAATCTTTTTCAACACTGATATTAATTATAGCATCTGTTACAATaggtaaaaaaaatccccacactGAATAGTTTACAAGGATATTATGAATTTGTCtctgatgaaaaacaaaagtcagTATAAAagagcatttaaaaataatgtaaGGATCAATCTTATTTATTGCACAAAGACATTCAGGAATTACAGAATTAAAGCATCAGTTGTTCGCCTCATGTTTACAACATGCTGTTAAGTAGTAAAAACCCGAGGTGTTTGTGTTATTGCGTGCAATACAACATTCACAATGACTaatatttgactgttttgtGATAGTTTTACCTTTTTATCTTCACATCTTAATAAATGCATATATTTAACTAGTATTACTTGCTTTATCAGTCACAGTTTCTACATTTAAAGTCCTTGCTCTCACCTCCGCCAAGAGTAGCATCATTTCTACTGGCACCCTGTTGGCCAACAGGTGATCATTATTAACCTGGGCCTCAAGTGATCAAGTAATGGAAATGTAATTCTTTACAGCACGCATTTTGCTTGAATTGGCTAACATAACATGCTCCCATCCAGGTGACATCTTTTTCAGAacaatcttttatttatttcagcagCACAATACTAAGTACTAATACTGCATCTATTGCAAAAACATGGCTTAGCAACAGAAGAGTCTAGGTCCTTAACTAGCCTGCCTGCATCCAGTCCTTTCCTGCTGCTAGTAGGTTTCCCTGCCTGTCCTCCAGTCATTCCTGGATGGCACTGCAGTTCACAGTCACAGTAATCAATGGTTCATTGCTGTTTGTGGCTTGTCCTGAGATCCTTAATTTCTCCACTTCAGATCATTTCTTCTGGGTCACAGCCAGAAGCGCCCTTTCTTGAGTGATCCTTGAGTGTCTTTTTTGCTCGGACCCAGGGACTCTGAGAGGTTTCGGTAGCTGTGGCGTGGATTCTCTAACAAAGTCCATCCATCTGACTTCAACAGGATAGATTTGTGCCTTCCACCCTGCTTCAGCACATGTTACAGTGGCCTCTCTGTACTTCTTTATCTCTCAAAGACTgccgttgttttttttccatggaATTGCTATAATCATTCCATTGGCTGAGGTGGACCACAGGACAATATCTGGCCTTAGAGAAGTTGTAGTTATTTCTATTTTCACATGTCAACACATCAGAGGCATTACAAAAGGCCATTTCAAAATTAAAccctaatatgcatgtcctctAAATAATATTCTGCTTTATGTATATTTTTACTTCACTTGGActcagaaatacaaaaaaacaacttaagaAGTTAGACTGAGATGTGCTTGCTATGAGACTCACAGCAAACCATTTAACAGCCTATTTTAGCCTCATGCAGGAAGAGTTATGTGACAACACTTACtgctgtcagggttcctgggtcggtgacccagtattttcagttcacGTTCTCTGTTTATCTTCtgcctgttccacttcctgttttattgtgttagccttggtccATGTGCATTATGTTCCGTCCTCTTCCCGtttatcattagttcattatgttcagctgtgtactcaccaggTTCTAATCTCTCATCACTcagcctgtgtatttatgtccctcAGTTCAACCAGTCcaatgtcgtgtcattgatgttattgTGATGTTGTCTCTCCGTCTGTATGTTCAGTTAGGCAGTCAGTGCTTCAGTCAGTCGTCCAGCCAGCCATTTTCTCCCTTTGTTCTGTTCATCCACTCCTTATAATAAATCGTCACCTACCtgcgagtcctgcgtttgggttcctTCTTCCTCGCCTCCACCCAACCGCTGACAGAATGACACGACCCGTGCCACGAAGACACGTTTGGAACCCAGCGGACTCGGACCTCTACGAGCGGCAGGAGGTAGCGCTCTCCTTGTGGGCGGAAAAGCTCAAGGAGAGACAGCGGCTCTTCGCGGAGCGAGAGCACGTCTTCGAGGGCACTCGCTTGGCTCTGGGCGGGCCTCGGAGACGCCGCGTTCCcccacctgctgcctcacctGTACCGGAGCATTTGCCGTGGAGAGTGGACGTTCCACGCCGCGCTTCGGCCACTCCCTCTCTCGCCACTCCGCTCCTCGCTCCCACACCCGCCGCCTCATCCGCCGGACCTCCACCATCGCCGCGGCACAACGGCTACGCCTCCCACCTCGGCTCAACGGAGGCTACCGCGCCAGAGGCTCTGCTGTTTTCCCCGGCCGCTTCCGCTTCCCAGAGAAAGCGGCGCACACGCCGCCATAGAACGGACTACTTTCAGCCACTCCCGATGGTGAGCTCCAGTGACTGTTTTTCGCACTCACCATCTGATTATTCACTTAAAACGCACAATAAACCCATCTCTCATTCATTGGATGTTTCCCTCCTGGAGGATTCTGTGGACTGGGAAGATTTGTTCTGCTCTGCTCCCCCAAAGACTGTAAATAGTGGTGGCAGAAAAATCAGAACAATCTCCAATAAACCtgccagtaacacacacaccgtCACTATTTCCACACCCAGTATTCAGCCATTTCCCACCAGCACAGGGGCCCAGTCTACGCCCACACCAGTGCCAGCTCCCAGGAGGAGCAGCTGCGACCCGGTCTACCTCCACACCCGCTTCTGTTTCTCAGGTGGGGGTGACTGGTGTCCAGCCACCTTCCGTGCCCGTCCCAGCGCCCAGGTTGAGGGCAACCAGAACCCAGCTTGACCTCCCTGGAGGCTTGGAGGAGCTAACCGGTCCACCTGCTACTTCACCACTTCATCCACCTCCTGACCCAGCCTTTCACGCCCTCGCACTATCCCTAGTTAGATTAGCTGAACTGTCCCCTGCCCAGGCACCAGCCTTACGAGCCCAAGCCGTAATTTTATCTCCGTCACTAGCTCAATCTGtagctcagccagcagccacgcCTGCCTCTGTTCCTCCCTTAGCATCTccactccagtcagttccctcacctgctgttcagctttccctccagtcagttccctcacctgctgttcagctttccctgctgttcagctttccctccagtcagttccctcacctgctgttcagctttccctccagtcagttccctcacctgctgtccagtctcctcctgtcctccagtcacctcctgtagctcagtcccctcctgtcctccagtcaccTTCTGTAGCTCagtcccctcctgtcctccagtcacctcctgtagctcagtcccctcctgtcctccagtcacctcctgtagctcagtcccctcctgtcctccagtcacctcctgtagctcagtcccctcctgtcctccagtcacctcctgtagctcagtcccCTGTCCAGTCAGTCCAGTCGCCCCCTGTTTCCCAGTCGCCGGTCTaccatcctgttcagttcccggacctgcagccacagcacccaGAGCCAGCTGTGAGCCTTCCTGCTCCTCAGCCAGAGGCctccgcacccgctggcccggccgctcctcagccagaggcctccgcacccgctggccctGCCTGTCTCCAGCCAGAGGCCTCCGCGCCTGCTGCCCCTGCCTGTCTCCAGCCAGAGGCCTCCGCGCCTGCTTCGCCTGGTCAGGCCTCCGCACCCACGCCCAGTCaggcctctgcctcagctgcaccCACGCCCGGTCTGGCgtcggcctctgcttctgctccgcctggtccggctccagagtcttcgtcctcgtctggcccggctccagagtcttcgtcctcgtctggcccggctccagagtcttcgtcctcgtctggcccggctCCAGAGTCTTCGTCCTTGTCTGGCCCGGCtccagagtcttcgtcctcgtctggcccagcctcagagtcttcggctTTTGtttcgcctgctgcagctccagcctgtgctttgcCTGGCCCGGCCCCGCCGTCGCCTGGCCCGGCCCCGTCGTcgcctggtcctgtgcccaccaggccatggccagcacgcctaacactggagagccgccgctgccttccgcgcggtcggccccctgaactgctccgtcgtctccttcgccgccgccgttgccttccgcacggccggcccccggaccgccttcgcctgagtggccgccgttgccttccgcacagccggcctcccgaactgtgtccacgtcgccgccgttgccttccgcgcggtcggcccccggaccaGTGCTgtcgccgttgccttccgcacggtcggccccctgcaCTGTCTCGTCTCGGCCACGGGCCGCGTGGACGCCCACCTGCACTGTCTCGTCTCGGCCACAGGCCGCGTGGACGCCCACCTGCACTGTCTCGTCTCGGCCACGGGCCACGGGGGCGCCCACCTGAACTGTCTCGGTGTGGACtccgtccctccgtcctgggccccctccgcccgccctgttctggttttttttttctttctcttttggccgtcgggtgccggcctttggagggggggtactgtcagggttcctgggtcggtgacccagtattttcagttcacGTTCTCTGTTTATCTTCtgcctgttccacttcctgttttattgtgttagccttggtccATGTGCATTATGTTCCGTCCTCTTCCCGtttatcattagttcattatgttcagctgtgtactcaccaggTTCTAATCTCTCATCACTcagcctgtgtatttatgtccctcAGTTCAACCAGTCcaatgtcgtgtcattgatgttattgTGATGTTGTCTCTCCGTCTGTATGTTCAGTTAGTCAGTCAGTGCTTCAGTCAGTCGTCCAGCCAGCCATTTTCTCCCTTTGTTCTGTTCATCCACTCCTTATAATAAATCGTCACCTACCtgcgagtcctgcgtttgggttcctTCTTCCTCGCCTCCACCCAACCGCTGACAACTGCACTGAAAGGCAAATTATCCCAATGCTCTATCATTGAAATTTTTCTTTCCAAGTCAACTCCACAATCTGAAAGATTTACtaactatataaaaaaaactatttgtgAAAAATTATCTATTATTAACTAAATTGACAAGTTATTTAATATAAGAAACATGAAAAACGTcttttaaatgtaagttttattACAATGCTTTAAAACCAAGGTGCCTTTCCAATTATGGAGTGAAACTTTGGAAGGCTTTACACTGCACCATGAACATTAGACAATTTAAATCATAAAGAAAATCCTTTCACAATATGAGTCAGATAAGCtgtatttttaatcatttgtaaataaaattgccatTTCAGCAGCTCCATTCGAGTCGTCATCTAAATCTACTTAGTATTAAAAAAGGCCCTTTTACAATATTAAGCACTTGTTCGGAAAATACATTTTCTATGGTCTGCTTGGGTTCTTATATTTAAGAGGTCACATCCTTAATTAAAAAATGCTAAGTACCAgtccttcattttctttgtacACCCCAGCCTGCCCCACAGCCAACCTTAAAAACCTCACCTCACTCTCCAGTAAAGCTTCAGTGTGGATCTTCGGACCACTCTCTGTCACCAGCCTATTGTTAGTAGTGGTGCTCACCCCATACACCCCCAATCCCTCCACACAGAGACTTTAGGAGGCTTCCCATGGACAAAGAGGGCACAAGGTCAAGACACAGACAGGCATAAATCTGTGGCCTCACCATCCATCCCTAATCCCCCTAACGCCATTGTCACCTCACTCCCCCATGCtgcctgcaacacacacacttacacacccAGTAGACCCTCTCCATCTGGATGTAAATAATGATGATATTGTGGTGGTGAATGGTGCTCTGTGTCCAGGCGATAAGCCCAATATagtcagagcagcacagggGTGTGTGGGGTGTGTGGGTGATAGTTGGTTAGCAATGACACAGATAAAGAATAATGCCCTGTgtatgtgcttgtgtgtttgaGTCAATCTCTTAATTATTAATGCCTGAGCCCTTACCATTTTCCTCATCCATCTCTTCTTAGTCAGTTCCCCCTCCCTCAGACAGACCCCCAACTCCCCCTTAGCTAACGCTTTGCCTCATTCTCTATatttcttttgttctgtttcctCTGTCACCTGATGTTGCATATGCTCAGGGGTTCCCATTGTTCTTTAttacccctcctcctctttgtCATTAATTATCCTCACACCACCACAATTGGTTATTTAGCTTCATTTGTATATTGTTTTTCATGATGTCCACAATTAAGTTATTGATAATAACACTGGTAATGGTAAACGGACTGCTATTTATATAGTGCCTATTTAATCAGTTTAAGCTCTCAAAGCTTTCTTACTGTTACCTTTACCTAATCACAGTGACCTCACCCCTGGTGATGCCCAGATCGTCCCCCTCATCTAtagactctgcttcctctacAGAAGACACTCTGTAAAATTATGGAGGTATTCCAATTTTTCTTTCCATCACTTGATAATATCCTCAGTTGAAGTCAGCAGCCTCCCACCCAGACTATACACCTTATACACCATGTGGGTAGAGCACCACTTTGTCCTCTGACGGTTTGTCAGAATCGctaaccagttattaggtttacaggACAATTACTTTTCCAGACAGGGCCAGACAGGTTTCAGTAACTTTTTTCATATAGTAAAATCAAttctgtatttaaaaacaaagaaatccgGAAAtgggcaaatattttttttctaggcAGAGCTGACAGCTGATAACATGAGGAAATGACAGTTGGCTCCACTGGCAGGTTAATGCCTATGGAATCATGATCAGATCACTTCAATAAATTCCAACCCTCAACTACAGTCACAAAGTCTTTTGGTGACTTAAAGAACTAGGCTGCATATAGAAGCAAATAAGTTTTCTTCATGGGTGACTGGGCTGAGATGTGTTGAGGAGTTTAGACAGCTAGATGGATTCAGActtttaattacaaaaaaaaaacctttggctacaaaaaaa
This window encodes:
- the LOC143413313 gene encoding uncharacterized protein LOC143413313, producing MAWWAQDQATTGPGQATAGPGQAKHRLELQQAKQKPKTLRLGQTRTKTLEPGQTRTKTLEPGQTRTKTLEPGQTRTKTLEPGQTRTKTLEPDQAEQKQRPTPDRAWVQLRQRPDWAWVRRPDQAKQARRPLAGDRQGQQARRPLAGDRQGQRVRRPLAEERPGQRVRRPLAEEQEGSQLALGAVAAGPGTEQDGRPATGKQGATGLTGQGTELQEVTGGQEGTELQEVTGGQEGTELQEVTGGQEGTELQEVTGGQEGTELQKVTGGQEGTELQEVTGGQEETGQQVRELTGGKAEQQVRELTGGKAEQQVRELTGVEMLREEQRQAWLLAELQIELVTEIKLRLGLVRLVPGQGTVQLI